A window from Sceloporus undulatus isolate JIND9_A2432 ecotype Alabama chromosome 8, SceUnd_v1.1, whole genome shotgun sequence encodes these proteins:
- the TK2 gene encoding thymidine kinase 2, mitochondrial isoform X2 codes for MYQDATRWGITLQTYVQLTMLDQHMRPMISPIRMMERSIHSAKYIFVENLYRSGKMPEVDYVVLTEWFEWIIKNMNISVDLIVYLQTSPERCFERLKRRCREEEKVIPVEYLEAIHQLYEEWLIKQTLFKVPSPVLVLQADHDLEDMLETYEENQDRILTPCNMQHCQ; via the exons ATGTATCAAGATGCAACACGATGGGGCATAACGTTACAGACATATGTGCAGCTTACAATGTTGGATCAGCATATGAGGCCAATG ATTTCTCCCATAAGAATGATGGAGAGGTCAATTCACAGTGCAAAATACATATTTGTAGAAAACTTGTATCGAAG TGGGAAAATGCCAGAAGTGGATTATGTAGTATTGACAGAATGGTTTGAATGGATCATAAAGAACATGAATATTTCAGTTGATCTGATAG TTTATCTACAAACCTCTCCTGAGAGATGTTTCGAGCGACTGAAAAGGCGgtgcagggaggaggaaaaggtcaTTCCTGTG GAATATTTAGAAGCTATTCATCAGCTCTATGAAGAGTGGCTCATTAAACAAACCCTGTTTAAAGTTCCTTCTCCAGTGCTT GTGCTGCAGGCTGACCATGACCTAGAGGATATGCTGGAGACATACGAAGAAAACCAGGACCGAATCTTAACCCCCTGCAATATGCAACATTGTCAGTAG
- the LOC121914283 gene encoding chemokine-like factor isoform X2, producing the protein MDMPPFPFFSPQMDYHCDGILAFMAAITFGVGPSHEAYLTLAIIELVITLLFFLLYLLHLQRVLSFLFWPLADAFNSLIAALFLFIAGLCGVIKKPFIEELVGGVFFLILCALSIADAAFLLKNMTFNRQPPGRDIIQR; encoded by the exons ATGGATATGCcgcctttccccttcttttctccacAAATGGACTACCATTGTGATGGT atCTTAGCTTTCATGGCAGCTATTACTTTTGGTGTTGGTCCATCTCATGAAGCATACCTAACACTTGCAATCATCGAACTTGTCATCACTTTGTTATTCTTTCTATTATATCTGCTGCATCTGCAAAGAGTGCTGTCATTCTTATTTTGGCCCTTGGCT GATGCCTTCAACTCTCTGATAGCAGCGCTGTTTCTCTTCATCGCAGGCCTGTGTGGAGTAATTAAAAAACCCTTTATTGAAGAGTTAGTTGGAGGA GTGTTTTTCCTGATCCTGTGTGCTCTTTCTATAGCAGATGCTGCTTTTCTCTTGAAGAATATGACTTTTAATAGACAACCACCAGGAAGGGATATTATTCAGAGATAG
- the LOC121914283 gene encoding chemokine-like factor isoform X1, whose protein sequence is MVEVNVAFLRSLRGALKIARMILAFMAAITFGVGPSHEAYLTLAIIELVITLLFFLLYLLHLQRVLSFLFWPLADAFNSLIAALFLFIAGLCGVIKKPFIEELVGGVFFLILCALSIADAAFLLKNMTFNRQPPGRDIIQR, encoded by the exons ATGGTGGAGGTGAACGTGGCCTTCCTCCGCTCCCTCAGGGGAGCCCTCAAGATAGCGCGCATG atCTTAGCTTTCATGGCAGCTATTACTTTTGGTGTTGGTCCATCTCATGAAGCATACCTAACACTTGCAATCATCGAACTTGTCATCACTTTGTTATTCTTTCTATTATATCTGCTGCATCTGCAAAGAGTGCTGTCATTCTTATTTTGGCCCTTGGCT GATGCCTTCAACTCTCTGATAGCAGCGCTGTTTCTCTTCATCGCAGGCCTGTGTGGAGTAATTAAAAAACCCTTTATTGAAGAGTTAGTTGGAGGA GTGTTTTTCCTGATCCTGTGTGCTCTTTCTATAGCAGATGCTGCTTTTCTCTTGAAGAATATGACTTTTAATAGACAACCACCAGGAAGGGATATTATTCAGAGATAG
- the TK2 gene encoding thymidine kinase 2, mitochondrial isoform X1: MRWLQWLRRCRRRLFLPSGCLSAPSPPSCSSKAGSPGLRSPRPPPPPPPPPPPPHKSQERPSGFAAYKHADGGKKKTTICIEGNIASGKTTCLQYFAKNTGIEVLTEPVSKWRDVRGHNPLSLMYQDATRWGITLQTYVQLTMLDQHMRPMISPIRMMERSIHSAKYIFVENLYRSGKMPEVDYVVLTEWFEWIIKNMNISVDLIVYLQTSPERCFERLKRRCREEEKVIPVEYLEAIHQLYEEWLIKQTLFKVPSPVLVLQADHDLEDMLETYEENQDRILTPCNMQHCQ, translated from the exons ATGCGGTGGCTGCAGTGGCTGCGACGCTGCCGGCGGAGGCTCTTCCTTCCCTCTGGCTGCCTCTCAGCTCCTTCGCCGCCCTCTTGCTCCTCCAAGGCCGGCTCCCCTGGGCTCCGGAgccctcgccctcctcctcctcctcctcctcctcctcctcctcctcataagAGCCAGGAGCGACCCTCGGGATTCGCCGCCT ATAAACATGCagatggaggaaagaagaagaccacT ATTTGTATCGAGGGGAACATTGCAAGTGGCAAAACAACATGCCTGCAATATTTTGCTAAAAATACCGGCATCGAG GTGTTGACTGAACCGGTGTCTAAATGGAGAGATGTTCGTGGCCATAATCCTCTG AGTTTAATGTATCAAGATGCAACACGATGGGGCATAACGTTACAGACATATGTGCAGCTTACAATGTTGGATCAGCATATGAGGCCAATG ATTTCTCCCATAAGAATGATGGAGAGGTCAATTCACAGTGCAAAATACATATTTGTAGAAAACTTGTATCGAAG TGGGAAAATGCCAGAAGTGGATTATGTAGTATTGACAGAATGGTTTGAATGGATCATAAAGAACATGAATATTTCAGTTGATCTGATAG TTTATCTACAAACCTCTCCTGAGAGATGTTTCGAGCGACTGAAAAGGCGgtgcagggaggaggaaaaggtcaTTCCTGTG GAATATTTAGAAGCTATTCATCAGCTCTATGAAGAGTGGCTCATTAAACAAACCCTGTTTAAAGTTCCTTCTCCAGTGCTT GTGCTGCAGGCTGACCATGACCTAGAGGATATGCTGGAGACATACGAAGAAAACCAGGACCGAATCTTAACCCCCTGCAATATGCAACATTGTCAGTAG